The DNA sequence GTCGCGGTCGTCCGAAGCGCCGTGTCCTCTGCCGATCCCCAATCGTATGCGCGGGAATACGTCCGAGCCGAGGCTGGCGATGATCGACTTCATCCCGTTGTGTCCGCCGTCGCTCCCGGACGGACGAAGGCGCAGCGTGCCCAGATCCAGGTTGAAGTCGTCGTAGATCACCCACACTGAGTCCGCATCGAGGTAGGACTCCCGCGCCACGCCCTTCACGGCGTCGCCGCTGCGGTTCATGTAGGTCAGGGGCTTCACCAATGCGGCAGCCCGCTCCGAGACGCGAGCAGGGATGATGAGAGATTGATGCTTGGACCGGGGGATGCCCGTGGCGTGCCGCTTCGCGAGGAGGTCGATCACACGGAACCCGATGTTGTGCCGCGTATCCTGATACTCGCGCCCGGGGTTGCCGAGCCCGACCACGACGATCTCGATCCGAGCCAAGGGATCGCCTCCGGTCAGGGCAGATCAGCGAAGTACGCGACCGAGAGGGGCATATCGACGGCGATGTGCCCGCCGAGTGATACCACCGGGGAACCGTCGACGAGGAGTTGGAGCTCGACAACCCGAGGCAGGTTCGCCTCGATGGTTCGCGCGATGCCCGAAATCGCCTCGACCTCGGAGGCGGAGCCCGGCGCGAAGCCGCGCACAGCGTCCTCCGATAAATCGACGTAAGCTCTTCCGTCACCGTCTACGAAGGCAGACAGAACGCGCGTCCGTCGCGGAAAGAGGGTCTGACCCCGCTCGCTCCCCTGCACCCAGGCGTCCAGCACGACGCGCAACCGTCGCGCATCGTCCGGCGGCAACTGGATCGTTCGCTCCTCGCGAGTCCATCCACCCTCGCCGTTGGGGTAGACCAGCTCGACAGACCGCCGCCGCACCCCGACGCCGAGGAACTCGCCCTCCTCGTCGCCTTCGACGACGCTCTCGTCCGTGTCGGTGACGCGATCGCGCATCAGGCTGGGGAAGACGAGCCACGCGAGCAGCCCGGCGACGATCAACACGCCGGCGCCGATGCCCCACGCGACTGGAGAACCGATGATGCGCCGACATCGACTGCCCATCACGCATTCTCCCCTATGGGTGGAACCTCGCGACCCCAGACCAGATCGCCTCGGCAGCGCGGTCGAGCGTCGCGCTCATCCGCCACACGTCGGCTTCCTTGGGATTCGAGAGGAACGCCAGTTCGAGATGAACCGCCGGGAGATGAGCCCGCCGCAACGTCGCCAACGGGAGCTCTATGGGGCGCCCGCCCTCGAATCCGGCGGCGCTCAGAGCCGCCTCGATGAGCTCCGCCGCCCGGCGACTCGCGTCGACGAAGGCGCGCTGGATCGGCGTGCGGCTTCGGTTCCCACCGGACGCGCTCGCCGCCGACGGGTTATCGATCAGAATGCGGAACCCGGACTTCTCGCTCTGGTACGACGCGTTGAAGTGCAGCGCCACGTAGACGCTGGCATTGGCAGAAGCCGCAACGGCGCTCCGCGCCTCTGCCGACACGCGTTCGTCGGTGGTTCTGACCATCGCCACACGCGCGCCGACGGATTGCGCCAGGCGCTGCAGGCGCATCGCAAGCTCCAGCGTGAGCTGTTTCTCGACCAGCCCGTTCATCTGCACGCCGGCGTCGGGTCCGCCATGTCCGGCATCGATTGCGACGACCAGCTCAGACCATGCGGGCGTGGCGATTGGCGTCGCTCTGTACGGCGAATCCCCGCCGACGAGCTCTGGACTGGCTGGCGGAGGGGGAGGTCCGCTGGCGACCGACGGGTCGCTGCCGGCGGGAGCCGTCGGGCTGGAGGATGCGCCAACCGACACGGCGATCTGCCCAGCCTCAGACCGATAGGTGATCGCCACGCCGGTCACGCCCGGAATCACCTCCGTGAAGAACCCGATCGGCAACCAGAACGAGCCGTTCTGCTCGCGGAGCGGGCCTGCGAGCCGGAACTGCTTGTCCCCGCTTCCCCGGACGCCTTGGGTTCCCGCGACGACGCGCAGGATCGTCGTGTCGTCCTCATACTCGACCTGCACCGTCAGCGTCTTGGTTGGAACCGTGTAACGGTGACGCGCTCGGATGGGCACCACTTCGCCGTCGAACACGGCGCTCAAGGCGTCGACCGGCAAATAGGTTGTGCCTTCGACCCGAAGGTACCTCGACTCGCCCAGAGAGGCTCCCGTCGCGTCCACGAAGGACAGCGTCTGACCGTGAGCCGACCGACTAGCGGACAGCAGGACGAGCACGACGCAAATGGCGAAAGCCCCAAGCCAATGCGAACGCATCGGATGGGGCTTCGACTTCGCAGCCATGGATAGGCTCGCTGTCTCCAGCGCGGCTTCGCGGAACCCAGCGCTACTCGTCGTCCTCAGCAGCACCGCGCCTGCCGACGACTTCGGGTTCAGAGCTCTCTTCAGCGCCTTCTTCAACCGCAGTCTCGACCGTCTCGACGCGCGGCGTGGCAACTGTGACGAGCACGGTATCGGGATCGGTCAGGACGGTGATCGTATCCGGCACTTCCAGATCGCGGACGTGAACCGACGCCCCCATTCCGAGCTGGGAGATGTCGATGTGGATACCCTCTGGAATGTTCGCCGGGAGAGCGCGGATGTGGAGGGTGCGTGACAGGAACTCGAGGATTCCGCCCTCGTCGACGCCGGGCGCTTCGCCTTCGAGCGTCAGGTTCACATCCATGGTGATCTCCGTATCCATGCGGACGCGGAGGAAGTCCGCGTGGAGCAGCTCGCGGCGGAAAGAGTTCCGCTGGAGCTCTCGGAGAACCACGGGAGTGTCGGTTCCATCGAGGTGCAAGGCGATCAGTGCGTGTTCCGCGTGGCTCATGAGAAGCTGGTGCAGGTCGCGCGAGTCGATCTGAATCGGCGTCGTCGAGCCACCCGAACCATAGAGCACACCGGGAACCTTGCCTGCGCGACGAGCGCGGCGAGCGGCAGCGGAACCGTGAGCCGTACGGTGTTCCGCGTCGAGTCGAACCTGCTGCATGTCGGTCTCCAACTAGATCGCAGTCAGAACGTTGCCAGCGTCAATGGCTGGCCGGGGAGGATTCGAACCTCCGAATGGTGGATCCAAAGTCCACTGCCTTACCGCTTGGCTACCGGCCATCAGTGTCTGCCGTCGCCGACGGCGCGGCAGCGGAGGAACCATCCGCGGGGCTGGCATCGACGATTCCCACACCGCAGGAAACGAGTGCCGCAGGCTCCACGAACGCGAACCGGCTGCGCAGCGCGCGATAGGCAGCGTCCCGCGCCGACGCATCCAGGAACACCCCGAAGACCGTGGCGCCCGAGCCCGACATCATCGCGGTCGCGCCCGAAGAGCGCAGACCAGCGAGTGCGTCGCCGATCTCCGGGTACGCTGCCGCCACGACATCCTGGAAGCGGTTGTAGGCGAGAGCCATCACCGCCGATACCGGTTCGCTAGACGGCTTGCCGCACGCCTCGCCGCACGGGGGACGCGGCTGAATCGTAGCACTCGCTCCCCCGTCCGTCA is a window from the Candidatus Poribacteria bacterium genome containing:
- a CDS encoding aminoacyl-tRNA hydrolase, whose translation is MVVVGLGNPGREYQDTRHNIGFRVIDLLAKRHATGIPRSKHQSLIIPARVSERAAALVKPLTYMNRSGDAVKGVARESYLDADSVWVIYDDFNLDLGTLRLRPSGSDGGHNGMKSIIASLGSDVFPRIRLGIGRGHGASDDRDFVLSRFRPDERETVARLVERAADALERALTDGVELAMSQFNGSVVPAELCLSR
- a CDS encoding GerMN domain-containing protein gives rise to the protein MGSRCRRIIGSPVAWGIGAGVLIVAGLLAWLVFPSLMRDRVTDTDESVVEGDEEGEFLGVGVRRRSVELVYPNGEGGWTREERTIQLPPDDARRLRVVLDAWVQGSERGQTLFPRRTRVLSAFVDGDGRAYVDLSEDAVRGFAPGSASEVEAISGIARTIEANLPRVVELQLLVDGSPVVSLGGHIAVDMPLSVAYFADLP
- a CDS encoding N-acetylmuramoyl-L-alanine amidase — encoded protein: MAAKSKPHPMRSHWLGAFAICVVLVLLSASRSAHGQTLSFVDATGASLGESRYLRVEGTTYLPVDALSAVFDGEVVPIRARHRYTVPTKTLTVQVEYEDDTTILRVVAGTQGVRGSGDKQFRLAGPLREQNGSFWLPIGFFTEVIPGVTGVAITYRSEAGQIAVSVGASSSPTAPAGSDPSVASGPPPPPASPELVGGDSPYRATPIATPAWSELVVAIDAGHGGPDAGVQMNGLVEKQLTLELAMRLQRLAQSVGARVAMVRTTDERVSAEARSAVAASANASVYVALHFNASYQSEKSGFRILIDNPSAASASGGNRSRTPIQRAFVDASRRAAELIEAALSAAGFEGGRPIELPLATLRRAHLPAVHLELAFLSNPKEADVWRMSATLDRAAEAIWSGVARFHP
- a CDS encoding 50S ribosomal protein L25 — its product is MQQVRLDAEHRTAHGSAAARRARRAGKVPGVLYGSGGSTTPIQIDSRDLHQLLMSHAEHALIALHLDGTDTPVVLRELQRNSFRRELLHADFLRVRMDTEITMDVNLTLEGEAPGVDEGGILEFLSRTLHIRALPANIPEGIHIDISQLGMGASVHVRDLEVPDTITVLTDPDTVLVTVATPRVETVETAVEEGAEESSEPEVVGRRGAAEDDE